A region of Vigna radiata var. radiata cultivar VC1973A chromosome 6, Vradiata_ver6, whole genome shotgun sequence DNA encodes the following proteins:
- the LOC106764649 gene encoding subtilisin-like protease Glyma18g48580 encodes MTFSVFKLLLSSFLLCTFLQEPTNALRKTYIVYLGGHSHGPDPSPTDLETATNSHHQLLASVLGSHEDAKEAIMYSYNKHINGFAALLEEEEAAEIAEYPEVISVFLSKEHKLHTTRSWDFLGLEKNGKVPANSAWTKARYGENTIIANIDTGVWPEHPSFNDRGYGAVPSKWRGKGVCEIDSFNTTQKYFCNRKLIGARVFLKNREAEGGEIERTFRSARDFVGHGSHTLSTAGGNFVPGANVERNGRGTAKGGSPKARVVAYKACWNTLDTGGCHEADLLAAFDHAIYDGVDVISASVGWSDPYKEALLTDGVSIGSFHAVAKNIVVVCSAGNDGPSRSSVTNVAPWSFTVAASTMDRDFLSTISLGKKKHLQGASLNRGLPRPKRKFYPVISSVNAKLRNASVNDARVCKPGTLDPAKVRGKILICLRSDKLQSVKEGEQGKLAGAVAVFVQNDEQSGNLLLAENQVLPAASISGTNTNYGNVTGGGGGMFAYLSAAKTYLNVKPAPIMAGFSSRGPSLVQPLILKPDITGPGVGIIAAFSQAAGPSNLASDTRRTLFNVQQGTSMACPHVAGIAGLLKTYHPTWSPAAIKSAIMTTATTLDNTNKPIRDAFDKVATPFEYGAGLVRPNLAIDPGLVYDLNTTDYLNFLCASGYNQALLTLFSNYKISYKCPESYRIEDLNYPSITVHHPSSKPINVTRIVTNVGPPGTYVVNAHGPKGIKVRVLPTSLTFKRTGEKKRFWVILQAIATPRGLPLFGNLIWTDGKHNVTSPITVL; translated from the exons ATGACATTCTCCGTCTTCAAACTTCTTCTGTCATCATTCCTTCTCTGCACTTTCTTGCAGGAACCCACCAATGCCCTTAGAAAG ACGTACATTGTGTACTTGGGAGGGCACTCTCATGGTCCAGACCCTTCTCCCACTGATCTTGAAACAGCAACAAATTCTCATCATCAGTTACTCGCTTCTGTCTTAGGAAG TCATGAGGATGCAAAGGAAGCAATTATGTACTCTTACAACAAGCATATCAATGGCTTCGCGGCCTTGCTTGAAGAGGAAGAAGCAGCAGAAATTGCAG AGTACCCAGAGGTAATTTCTGTTTTCTTGAGCAAAGAGCACAAACTGCACACTACCAGGTCGTGGGATTTTCTGGGACtggaaaagaatggaaaagttCCTGCAAACTCTGCTTGGACCAAAGCAAGATATGGCGAAAACACAATCATAGCTAACATTGATACAG GAGTTTGGCCGGAACACCCGAGTTTTAACGACAGAGGATACGGGGCAGTGCCTTCAAAGTGGCGTGGGAAAGGTGTTTGTGAAATTGACAGTTTTAACACTACACAAAAATATTTCTGTAACAg GAAGCTGATTGGAGCAAGAGTATTCCTGAAGAATCGCGAGGCGGAAGGTGGGGAGATTGAGAGAACGTTCCGCAGCGCACGTGACTTCGTAGGGCATGGGAGCCACACTTTATCAACTGCAGGTGGTAATTTTGTTCCTGGTGCGAATGTAGAACGTAATGGCAGAGGCACTGCTAAGGGAGGGTCTCCAAAAGCTCGTGTTGTGGCCTACAAAGCATGTTGGAATACACTGGACACAGGAGGGTGCCACGAAGCAGATTTACTGGCAGCATTTGATCATGCAATTTATGATGGCGTTGATGTCATCTCCGCCTCTGTTGGTTGGTCTGATCCCTACAAGGAAGCTCTGCTAACCGATGGTGTTTCCATTGGATCATTCCATGCAGTTGCCAAAAATATTGTCGTTGTTTGCTCTGCTGGAAATGATGGCCCCTCACGTTCATCCGTCACAAACGTTGCACCTTGGTCTTTCACTGTTGCTGCCAGCACCATGGATAGGGATTTCCTCAGCACCATTTCTCTTGGCAAGAAAAAACACCTTCAG GGTGCCAGTCTTAATCGAGGCTTGCCACGACCCAAGCGAAAGTTCTATCCTGTTATATCTTCTGTCAACGCAAAACTTCGAAATGCTTCCGTTAATGATGC GCGTGTTTGCAAACCAGGAACACTTGATCCTGCCAAAGTAAGAGGGAAAATACTTATTTGCCTTCGAAGTGATAAATTACAATCTGTTAAAGAGGGCGAACAGGGTAAACTTGCTGGTGCTGTGGCAGTTTTTGTGCAGAATGATGAGCAAAGTGGAAATTTACTTCTGGCCGAAAATCAAGTTTTACCTGCTGCAAGTATAAGTGGAACGAATACTAATTATGGCAATGTTACAGGCGGCGGTGGCGG GATGTTTGCCTACTTGAGTGCTGCAAAAACATATCTAAATGTAAAGCCAGCTCCAATCATGGCTGGATTCTCATCTAGGGGTCCTAGTCTGGTGCAACCGTTGATACTAAAG CCTGACATAACTGGTCCGGGTGTGGGTATAATTGCTGCCTTTTCACAAGCCGCGGGTCCTTCTAATCTTGCATCAGATACACGAAGGACTCTTTTCAATGTGCAACAAGGAACCTCTATGGCCTGTCCTCATGTTGCTGGCATTGCGGGTCTTCTCAAAACGTACCATCCAACCTGGAGTCCCGCAGCTATCAAATCTGCTATTATGACTACAG CTACNACTCTAGATAACACGAATAAACCAATCCGGGATGCATTTGATAAGGTAGCAACTCCATTCGAGTACGGAGCTGGACTTGTTCGGCCTAACCTTGCAATAGACCCTGGACTCGTTTATGATCTAAACACAACTGATTACTTGAACTTCTTATGTGCTTCTGGTTACAATCAAGCTCTACTCACATTGTTTTCCAATTATAAAATCTCTTACAAATGTCCCGAGTCTTACAGAATCGAGGATCTGAATTATCCTTCTATTACAGTGCATCATCCTTCGTCAAAGCCTATAAATGTTACTCGCATTGTTACAAACGTTGGACCTCCAGGCACGTATGTTGTGAATGCTCATGGGCCCAAGGGGATAAAGGTTCGTGTCCTACCAACCTCCTTGACTTTTAAGAGAACTGGAGAAAAGAAGAGGTTTTGGGTTATTCTGCAGGCAATTGCAACGCCCAGAGGGTTACCTTTATTTGGGAATTTGATTTGGACAGATGGCAAACACAATGTAACCAGTCCTATTACAGTGTTGTAA